One genomic region from Macrobrachium rosenbergii isolate ZJJX-2024 chromosome 1, ASM4041242v1, whole genome shotgun sequence encodes:
- the LOC136845890 gene encoding CCR4-NOT transcription complex subunit 2-like isoform X1 yields the protein MGSLGGTVARSIESRGIVTCPNISRFISSGGTSSTGPNLAALSSLAALSSAMETTPNSSTSIAAASRRLYVKELLRTFQGLPSVEYEHNPFKSSGSSMMGLHSNFGSNSAPPPLDLSEFPSLSSKNTGSSQPNPMAGRQPYGESTLFGMVKQPTPETSEFTMSSEDFPALPGSQANPTGKIFSHFPDDGLSGNEKKSSSSASTDTLSDAAIVIRPVEKSQAKRGIQTSHDGKVTNIPGGMVTDQFGMVGLLTFIRAAETDHNLVYLALGSDLTTLGLNLNSPENLYPNFGGPWAETPCRPQDIDYHVPQEYLTNQQIRGKLAPVKFDRYGEDLLFYMFYSNAGDMLQILAAMELYNRDWRYHKEERVWITRAPGMAPTEKGPSYERGTYFYFDAQNWRKVPKEFHLEYDKLEDRPHLPIPGYPQNYPPSSAL from the exons ATGGGGAGTTTAGGCGGCACTGTTGCCAGAAGCATTGAGAGTCGTGGCATCGTGACTTGTCCAAATATCAGCCGTTTTATCAGCAGTGGCGGCACAAGCTCGACAGGACCAAATTTGGCAGCCCTATCGAGTTTGGCAGCCTTGTCTTCAGCGATGGAAACAACGCCCAACTCTTCCACATCAATAGCAGCAGCTAGCAGAAGATTGTACGTCAAAGAGTTGCTTAGAACGTTTCAAGGTTTACCTAG TGTGGAGTATGAACATAATCCCTTTAAAAGTAGTGGAAGCAGTATGATGGGTTTGCACAGCAATTTTGGGAGCAACTCCGCTCCTCCACCCTTGGATTTATCGGAGTTCCCGTCTCTCTCATCCAAAAACACTGGTAGTTCTCAACCCAATCCCATGGCTGGTAGACAACCTTACGGTGAGTCTACGCTCT TTGGTATGGTCAAACAACCCACTCCTGAAACATCAGAGTTTACCATGAGTAGTGAAGATTTTCCAGCATTACCTGGATCACAAGCAAACCCAACGGGTAAAA TTTTCTCACATTTCCCAGATGACGGTCTCTCTGGGAATGAAAAGAAGTCCAGTTCAAGTGCCAGCACAGATACCTTATCGGATGCGGCGATTGTCATAAGACCTGTGGAAAAGAGTCAGGCGAAAAGAGGGATACAAACCTCGCATGATG GAAAAGTTACCAATATCCCCGGGGGCATGGTAACGGATCAGTTTGGTATGGTGGGCCTCTTAACATTCATCAGAGCGGCAGAAACGGACCACAATCTTGTTTATCTAGCTTTAGGGTCTGATCTCACGACACTGGGACTTAATCTTAATTCTCCGGAAAATCTCTACCCCAATTTTGGTGGTCCATGGGCGGAAACTCCCTGCCGACCCCAAGATATTGACTACCATGTACCCCAAGAATATTTAACAAACCAACAAATCAG AGGAAAATTGGCACCGGTGAAATTCGATAGATATGGAGAAGACCtcttgttttatatgttttattctaATGCTGGTGATATGCTACAAATACTAGCTGCAATGGAATT GTACAACAGAGACTGGAGATATCATAAAGAGGAAAGAGTTTGGATTACGAGAGCACCAGGCATGGCACCAACGGAAAAAGGGCCAAGCTATGAGAGAGGCACGTACTTCTACTTTGATGCCCAG AATTGGCGAAAAGTCCCCAAAGAATTTCACCTTGAGTATGACAAGCTTGAAGACCGGCCTCACCTACCCATTCCAGGATACCCTCAGAATTATCCACCCTCTTCTGCACTGTGA
- the LOC136845890 gene encoding CCR4-NOT transcription complex subunit 2-like isoform X2 — MGSLGGTVARSIESRGIVTCPNISRFISSGGTSSTGPNLAALSSLAALSSAMETTPNSSTSIAAASRRLYVKELLRTFQGLPSVEYEHNPFKSSGSSMMGLHSNFGSNSAPPPLDLSEFPSLSSKNTGSSQPNPMAGRQPYVGMVKQPTPETSEFTMSSEDFPALPGSQANPTGKIFSHFPDDGLSGNEKKSSSSASTDTLSDAAIVIRPVEKSQAKRGIQTSHDGKVTNIPGGMVTDQFGMVGLLTFIRAAETDHNLVYLALGSDLTTLGLNLNSPENLYPNFGGPWAETPCRPQDIDYHVPQEYLTNQQIRGKLAPVKFDRYGEDLLFYMFYSNAGDMLQILAAMELYNRDWRYHKEERVWITRAPGMAPTEKGPSYERGTYFYFDAQNWRKVPKEFHLEYDKLEDRPHLPIPGYPQNYPPSSAL; from the exons ATGGGGAGTTTAGGCGGCACTGTTGCCAGAAGCATTGAGAGTCGTGGCATCGTGACTTGTCCAAATATCAGCCGTTTTATCAGCAGTGGCGGCACAAGCTCGACAGGACCAAATTTGGCAGCCCTATCGAGTTTGGCAGCCTTGTCTTCAGCGATGGAAACAACGCCCAACTCTTCCACATCAATAGCAGCAGCTAGCAGAAGATTGTACGTCAAAGAGTTGCTTAGAACGTTTCAAGGTTTACCTAG TGTGGAGTATGAACATAATCCCTTTAAAAGTAGTGGAAGCAGTATGATGGGTTTGCACAGCAATTTTGGGAGCAACTCCGCTCCTCCACCCTTGGATTTATCGGAGTTCCCGTCTCTCTCATCCAAAAACACTGGTAGTTCTCAACCCAATCCCATGGCTGGTAGACAACCTTACG TTGGTATGGTCAAACAACCCACTCCTGAAACATCAGAGTTTACCATGAGTAGTGAAGATTTTCCAGCATTACCTGGATCACAAGCAAACCCAACGGGTAAAA TTTTCTCACATTTCCCAGATGACGGTCTCTCTGGGAATGAAAAGAAGTCCAGTTCAAGTGCCAGCACAGATACCTTATCGGATGCGGCGATTGTCATAAGACCTGTGGAAAAGAGTCAGGCGAAAAGAGGGATACAAACCTCGCATGATG GAAAAGTTACCAATATCCCCGGGGGCATGGTAACGGATCAGTTTGGTATGGTGGGCCTCTTAACATTCATCAGAGCGGCAGAAACGGACCACAATCTTGTTTATCTAGCTTTAGGGTCTGATCTCACGACACTGGGACTTAATCTTAATTCTCCGGAAAATCTCTACCCCAATTTTGGTGGTCCATGGGCGGAAACTCCCTGCCGACCCCAAGATATTGACTACCATGTACCCCAAGAATATTTAACAAACCAACAAATCAG AGGAAAATTGGCACCGGTGAAATTCGATAGATATGGAGAAGACCtcttgttttatatgttttattctaATGCTGGTGATATGCTACAAATACTAGCTGCAATGGAATT GTACAACAGAGACTGGAGATATCATAAAGAGGAAAGAGTTTGGATTACGAGAGCACCAGGCATGGCACCAACGGAAAAAGGGCCAAGCTATGAGAGAGGCACGTACTTCTACTTTGATGCCCAG AATTGGCGAAAAGTCCCCAAAGAATTTCACCTTGAGTATGACAAGCTTGAAGACCGGCCTCACCTACCCATTCCAGGATACCCTCAGAATTATCCACCCTCTTCTGCACTGTGA
- the LOC136845890 gene encoding CCR4-NOT transcription complex subunit 2-like isoform X4 has protein sequence MGSLGGTVARSIESRGIVTCPNISRFISSGGTSSTGPNLAALSSLAALSSAMETTPNSSTSIAAASRRFVEYEHNPFKSSGSSMMGLHSNFGSNSAPPPLDLSEFPSLSSKNTGSSQPNPMAGRQPYVGMVKQPTPETSEFTMSSEDFPALPGSQANPTGKIFSHFPDDGLSGNEKKSSSSASTDTLSDAAIVIRPVEKSQAKRGIQTSHDGKVTNIPGGMVTDQFGMVGLLTFIRAAETDHNLVYLALGSDLTTLGLNLNSPENLYPNFGGPWAETPCRPQDIDYHVPQEYLTNQQIRGKLAPVKFDRYGEDLLFYMFYSNAGDMLQILAAMELYNRDWRYHKEERVWITRAPGMAPTEKGPSYERGTYFYFDAQNWRKVPKEFHLEYDKLEDRPHLPIPGYPQNYPPSSAL, from the exons ATGGGGAGTTTAGGCGGCACTGTTGCCAGAAGCATTGAGAGTCGTGGCATCGTGACTTGTCCAAATATCAGCCGTTTTATCAGCAGTGGCGGCACAAGCTCGACAGGACCAAATTTGGCAGCCCTATCGAGTTTGGCAGCCTTGTCTTCAGCGATGGAAACAACGCCCAACTCTTCCACATCAATAGCAGCAGCTAGCAGAAGATT TGTGGAGTATGAACATAATCCCTTTAAAAGTAGTGGAAGCAGTATGATGGGTTTGCACAGCAATTTTGGGAGCAACTCCGCTCCTCCACCCTTGGATTTATCGGAGTTCCCGTCTCTCTCATCCAAAAACACTGGTAGTTCTCAACCCAATCCCATGGCTGGTAGACAACCTTACG TTGGTATGGTCAAACAACCCACTCCTGAAACATCAGAGTTTACCATGAGTAGTGAAGATTTTCCAGCATTACCTGGATCACAAGCAAACCCAACGGGTAAAA TTTTCTCACATTTCCCAGATGACGGTCTCTCTGGGAATGAAAAGAAGTCCAGTTCAAGTGCCAGCACAGATACCTTATCGGATGCGGCGATTGTCATAAGACCTGTGGAAAAGAGTCAGGCGAAAAGAGGGATACAAACCTCGCATGATG GAAAAGTTACCAATATCCCCGGGGGCATGGTAACGGATCAGTTTGGTATGGTGGGCCTCTTAACATTCATCAGAGCGGCAGAAACGGACCACAATCTTGTTTATCTAGCTTTAGGGTCTGATCTCACGACACTGGGACTTAATCTTAATTCTCCGGAAAATCTCTACCCCAATTTTGGTGGTCCATGGGCGGAAACTCCCTGCCGACCCCAAGATATTGACTACCATGTACCCCAAGAATATTTAACAAACCAACAAATCAG AGGAAAATTGGCACCGGTGAAATTCGATAGATATGGAGAAGACCtcttgttttatatgttttattctaATGCTGGTGATATGCTACAAATACTAGCTGCAATGGAATT GTACAACAGAGACTGGAGATATCATAAAGAGGAAAGAGTTTGGATTACGAGAGCACCAGGCATGGCACCAACGGAAAAAGGGCCAAGCTATGAGAGAGGCACGTACTTCTACTTTGATGCCCAG AATTGGCGAAAAGTCCCCAAAGAATTTCACCTTGAGTATGACAAGCTTGAAGACCGGCCTCACCTACCCATTCCAGGATACCCTCAGAATTATCCACCCTCTTCTGCACTGTGA
- the LOC136845890 gene encoding CCR4-NOT transcription complex subunit 2-like isoform X3, protein MGSLGGTVARSIESRGIVTCPNISRFISSGGTSSTGPNLAALSSLAALSSAMETTPNSSTSIAAASRRFVEYEHNPFKSSGSSMMGLHSNFGSNSAPPPLDLSEFPSLSSKNTGSSQPNPMAGRQPYGESTLFGMVKQPTPETSEFTMSSEDFPALPGSQANPTGKIFSHFPDDGLSGNEKKSSSSASTDTLSDAAIVIRPVEKSQAKRGIQTSHDGKVTNIPGGMVTDQFGMVGLLTFIRAAETDHNLVYLALGSDLTTLGLNLNSPENLYPNFGGPWAETPCRPQDIDYHVPQEYLTNQQIRGKLAPVKFDRYGEDLLFYMFYSNAGDMLQILAAMELYNRDWRYHKEERVWITRAPGMAPTEKGPSYERGTYFYFDAQNWRKVPKEFHLEYDKLEDRPHLPIPGYPQNYPPSSAL, encoded by the exons ATGGGGAGTTTAGGCGGCACTGTTGCCAGAAGCATTGAGAGTCGTGGCATCGTGACTTGTCCAAATATCAGCCGTTTTATCAGCAGTGGCGGCACAAGCTCGACAGGACCAAATTTGGCAGCCCTATCGAGTTTGGCAGCCTTGTCTTCAGCGATGGAAACAACGCCCAACTCTTCCACATCAATAGCAGCAGCTAGCAGAAGATT TGTGGAGTATGAACATAATCCCTTTAAAAGTAGTGGAAGCAGTATGATGGGTTTGCACAGCAATTTTGGGAGCAACTCCGCTCCTCCACCCTTGGATTTATCGGAGTTCCCGTCTCTCTCATCCAAAAACACTGGTAGTTCTCAACCCAATCCCATGGCTGGTAGACAACCTTACGGTGAGTCTACGCTCT TTGGTATGGTCAAACAACCCACTCCTGAAACATCAGAGTTTACCATGAGTAGTGAAGATTTTCCAGCATTACCTGGATCACAAGCAAACCCAACGGGTAAAA TTTTCTCACATTTCCCAGATGACGGTCTCTCTGGGAATGAAAAGAAGTCCAGTTCAAGTGCCAGCACAGATACCTTATCGGATGCGGCGATTGTCATAAGACCTGTGGAAAAGAGTCAGGCGAAAAGAGGGATACAAACCTCGCATGATG GAAAAGTTACCAATATCCCCGGGGGCATGGTAACGGATCAGTTTGGTATGGTGGGCCTCTTAACATTCATCAGAGCGGCAGAAACGGACCACAATCTTGTTTATCTAGCTTTAGGGTCTGATCTCACGACACTGGGACTTAATCTTAATTCTCCGGAAAATCTCTACCCCAATTTTGGTGGTCCATGGGCGGAAACTCCCTGCCGACCCCAAGATATTGACTACCATGTACCCCAAGAATATTTAACAAACCAACAAATCAG AGGAAAATTGGCACCGGTGAAATTCGATAGATATGGAGAAGACCtcttgttttatatgttttattctaATGCTGGTGATATGCTACAAATACTAGCTGCAATGGAATT GTACAACAGAGACTGGAGATATCATAAAGAGGAAAGAGTTTGGATTACGAGAGCACCAGGCATGGCACCAACGGAAAAAGGGCCAAGCTATGAGAGAGGCACGTACTTCTACTTTGATGCCCAG AATTGGCGAAAAGTCCCCAAAGAATTTCACCTTGAGTATGACAAGCTTGAAGACCGGCCTCACCTACCCATTCCAGGATACCCTCAGAATTATCCACCCTCTTCTGCACTGTGA